Proteins found in one Gadus macrocephalus chromosome 23, ASM3116895v1 genomic segment:
- the timm21 gene encoding mitochondrial import inner membrane translocase subunit Tim21-like has protein sequence MVYTLIFKAARQHLQRTTTQWLVQPWKSTRTHLDLLQQSRLAGAGCTWLQAQRRDLSLDSSHRNQSSPQRESGKVSVSRHQGGVKPSTAQKVKDAGRDFTYLIVVVIGLGVTGGLLYVVFQELFSTSSPNKVYGKAFDKLKSNPEVIGAFGEPIKCYGETTRRQRRQHVSHSEYLKDGLKHMRLKFYIEGSEPGVKGTVHSESKENIETGKYEFRYIFVDVDAYPRRTIVVEDNR, from the exons ATGGTCTACACTTTGATATTTAAAGCTGCACGTCAGCATTTGCAAAGGACAACAACCCAGTGGCTCGTGCAGCCATGGAagagcacgcgcacacacctggACCTTCTCCAGCAGAGCAGGTTGGCGGGAGCAGGCTGCACCTGGCTGCAGGCACAGAGGCGCGATCTGTCCCTCGACTCCAGCCATAGAAATCAAAGCAGCCCACAGAGAGAAAGTGGCAAGGTATCCGTCTCTAGACATCAAGGTGGAGTCAAACCTTCCACTGCGCAGAAAG TCAAGGACGCTGGCAGAGACTTCACGTACCTGATCGTTGTGGTCATTGGGCTTGGAGTGACAG GGGGACTATTGTATGTCGTGTTCCAGGAGCTGTTCTCTACAAGCAGTCCCAATAAAGTGTATGGAAAAGCTTTTGACAAACTCAAGTCAAACCCAGAG GTGATTGGTGCATTCGGGGAGCCAATTAAATGCTACGGGGAGACGACTCGGCGGCAAAGGAGACAGCATGTCAG tcACTCTGAGTACCTGAAGGACGGGCTGAAGCACATGAGACTCAAGTTTTACATCGAGGGATCAGAGCCAGGCGTCAAAGGAACCGTTCATTCAGAATCCAAAGAG AATATTGAAACGGGTAAGTACGAGTTCCGGTACATCTTTGTGGACGTGGACGCCTACCCAAGACGCACCATCGTCGTGGAGGACAACCGATGA